A genome region from Babesia bigemina genome assembly Bbig001, chromosome : I includes the following:
- a CDS encoding Extracellular matrix-binding protein ebh: MEYLRPATNVILQVRHCARISTLLDGLCIPFYNVVHNLERSLSFRTASEEPSACDVISRLSTIQGSAPEDSENPHKNIIHNLCASAGSLLGCRYPGTYDGSAIVYGNASRLCDAILAFLYAVFSDVYGNQPYVAGRDVLYDDVIVQLKSQLWRGHKGFRQAIHKVATGLQRYNAAVEASNKKVKEPMETVLEYVKPDGELCQGIKDLQISETSTSAEDERTVDAAVTLVERCREVARVFSKSLTAVKDAINDLNPKLKRKLENARRSFFNHVDWLSKWSKKGQKKRLDKMIQKMKSRLKQLAKAVKDRIKQEVHTVVELLKKRVREIKMKLEGITVSLEKYVNELGQCMGEAKKYIKDVKKYVNDIMQQLDGENRQAIDKAAADIDSELGKRVEELNQWIENAEAAVTVAKEKADEVHKRVDKGDKNQKIGGGLKKIEAARSQVESVSQDIQTVHGDLESWQTAAQGVLSNAAKTAGEVSKQLDPSQHGDPHPIGENLVNIETANKTISSANEQLKSQVDNLNQWITEADEIRKNAQQKAEEVYKSLTVHEQLSKKIKDIQNANKEIQNVHSGLSSVDDKLEAWKQEAANVIQGVVDRMTEVHKKLDHGDEHQPIGRGITQIKDARAKVEEVDNGLTSVNDDLQKWREAANIVLNIAVNRAKDVHKALDPTKGDANHPIGQKLNEIDTANNEIKSANEKLKTQVEALHKWIETAENIRTAAEARAKEAYDKLDVHQELSKNVKRIVDAKDRINEVHRAVETQVEELGRWKDKAEEVIGGAVEKAQYVHDRLDIGGKGTQLNRQIEGIEQANTSIQNANKTLEEHVANLGKWQTAARDVIDKADDKCDEILKRVKTDPSSKKDSIYKQSALLRDRGTKLLQAATDAKHKVESKVKDALDAVEAMDSDLKKDLFEVKKKIKEGINKVISELKVGELGEAVQKDLKQLRDRIEGLGKGLTDTNEDNPMVGSHIKILKSHKDTLGGAVNNIKTETEKKLVDSFNENIRGPLNKGVEKVTEEIGKLYEKFYPQNGSVSEADRKHLQKIFEHIKKQVSVIKGTGEKNHESGIDGIVANVRGLYDAFVEGNGKGVEARVDGWLGSILGINQNQRGTQTDGMKAVTSWINVYRQATNERDNALKAVKDQIKEALGNQIRTGQARISSGDVKDNIVQNLTKVKEACQAFVEALDAELTKDRIEKFVAPIVQKIAGSSGGRARSGVNPEHVTTAVKAALIALCSCVRQIAIEIESLAINKFGKIIDKIKPTVDGLNDKLAQATTPPSTGAASHAPGAALAVDKAIDQVREEVGKVESNFQTHVKKPVEEAVQGLDAAVTEYDNKAKHQVMKAAEGAIDEAANVINTDRDGSQIDLKSRMPNFHKAHTTITSNMQPQLEKLLNDHIGRDDTRDAKMDQVKLSRDFEKYDDHVRIGSLTDYVYGRLSLAIEKVRDEGLMEINELIGRRSGVGPTITDKQITDSFGAIKKQLEGVVESVSEKRIGYLGVSITNGSGLKTRLTGLTKALGDGKLDGAEKGLGAITTAIGNLQRDTFGPKSKTIEEAVKVVKKEVEELKKKLLNGAEPKGVSDQLTDLQNQGLGDQEYAWQPNNNGPKISGIGKIRKTIEDQNAKLPELSKEIGEAMVMVMKDIRGVLREVGMRLSHHIIPDDDLLRYLRGLKGKIGTEKAEYRNLQDITNEINGLWAKKFGKYPHKLHLATGVIRRELRKLQSDLKGDKYNGIIEPLRELKDVGLNENDWYKNLNNKGHQKIENELKSQQSMLSWQPKLIGSGVEQIANVLEEVRTALQSNDGGRKGDVINRLGALLRDAFNGSEWQNGRGKKSAGLEQIQDDLKWQNTQLSAATKKIDDATNTVMRETQDMLRKAGQKLSDELMDDDILDNLRQLQKKIGLDQSNGGSIQTFQREIGKLQEDAFTESPQQIEKAQKIIEQELANLKGELQNVVTDPLKELMEQGFGGNENWNGQKVRGFDHIKRNLQSQQSQLSNQPGQIDLGMRDITEELQSIRDALQGTADGNPQDRGVIKNLEFMTKQIGTHDDAGLKKIKSDIESLKQNHVPVITKHLNIMSSAITNASGQLGWNLGQLDNPHIDVKLKGIQDGLDNLRLTDLADAIKLCDNFLREAYEIEKNTFHALLKHVDCEVDDAIKDLTKEARGLYVDSVREALELFAKKVNEDLGDLPNDINRDRYVGYKGFMKYLQGPLSSDLTGEEQSVAELSSAFQEVFEQIEKYVAGEITRLHDEQNKERNPSLPPTEDPYTPKLKDVYDALTALLAYLRDNDGDADKLTALVERLTKALSDLVPSDFKHPSTPLLDTVSRGLSKFACEFNNTYISAYSGQRCREEHAHKYTKVLLSMIPMTYTALTNLMMKCESEWKALHISKLTADDRDNALGNYLTRCGYRVSRSGSEQDGELNMFIGGGIYELLTTPIESVDIEMLVDGEQVTYDINLVHIISLLYNTLCHYFQVCHLYVPPEPRYPCTVRDMLSWLSGLQYTQVADKLPDHCKALLNRRCHDGDIPNREDPVMANCISELPYTIAATCSHSTALLTAIQGNGHGFDLAAYPYSVDFSNNRAKLHYPADPDALFDMLRAFVCRLCRVLYFLYSQCCRSTARVKGWRECTYGRQVQSHHWQCNIMRRGSTNTTSTTTGTGTTTTSTTIHGCPPTSPLQSFLSDRCHGLLPHTLTAADGIIECANCADNLPGQQCLTPLGFWDIGFAASISGTGWDLIKRLGDMCRDADSCLFVLCRTLFHLCPIAPSSLADVFALYAQVLRKWDSHDWQEHRGGSYTDASDFISHLNTDGIDSLFPLWKELHGSYENTKLTSAIASLVGHDHKSHDALSSLCNDTTCKSPRGCAPYLQPLGLHAHHTYPQKHFGLYITWMLHLAWQFWELLSDLLQALDNIDCTASGCATCPCQPGTHGGNDTCHCPSIVQCAGPLPTLYRYGFTFRNASLLVTDNYAIRCGDLNTQLKWALHSDHFTELFRQIDQLMWHIRMPFLYCFIVLWSLVALYILHTFLYCLDVLRIRSHLLTTEASHLIDVKALLIPSRKMLSLYDASYFDDDPNELLNLK, encoded by the exons ATGG AGTATCTTCGACCGGCGACTAACGTTATCCTCCAGGTGCGGCACTGTGCTAGGATTTCGACACTGTTAGACGGTCTCTGTATACCGTTCTACAATGTTGTTCATAACCTTGAAAGATCTCTGTCGTTTCGAACCGCATCAGAAGAGCCGTCAGCCTGCGATGTCATTTCACGATTGTCAACGATTCAAGGCTCTGCTCCGGAAGACTCTGAGAATCCTCATAAAAACATTATACATAATCTCTGTGCCTCCGCTGGCAGCCTCTTAGGTTGTCGATACCCCGGGACCTACGACGGTTCCGCGATTGTATATGGCAACGCCTCTCGTCTGTGCGATGCCATCCTGGCATTCCTGTATGCCGTGTTCAGTGATGTGTATGGTAACCAGCCGTACGTTGCTGGTAGAGATGTATTGTATGATGATGTGATTGTGCAGCTGAAATCCCAACTATGGCGTGGCCACAAGGGGTTTCGTCAAGCCATCCACAAGGTGGCCACTGGCCTCCAGAGGTACAATGCCGCTGTCGAGGCTTCGAACAAGAAAGTCAAGGAGCCGATGGAAACTGTGTTGGAATACGTGAAACCAGATGGTGAGTTGTGTCAAGGTATAAAAGATTTGCAGATATCGGAAACATCGACGTCAGCTGAAGATGAGAGAACTGTGGACGCCGCGGTCACCCTGGTGGAGCGGTGCAGAGAGGTTGCCAGGGTGTTTTCCAAAAGCTTGACAGCGGTAAAAGATGCCATTAACGACCTGAACCCCAAGCTGAAAAGAAAGCTCGAGAACGCCAGGAGAAGCTTTTTCAATCACGTCGACTGGCTGAGCAAGTGGTCCAAGAAGGGGCAGAAAAAGCGGTTGGACAAGATGATACAAAAAATGAAGAGTAGGCTTAAACAGCTCGCGAAGGCAGTCAAGGACAGAATTAAACAAGAAGTGCATACGGTTGTCGAGTTGTTGAAGAAACGTGTTAGGGAGATTaaaatgaagttggaaGGCATTACTGTCAGTCTGGAGAAATATGTCAACGAACTCGGGCAGTGTATGGGAGAGGCAAAAAAGTATATTAAGGATGTGAAAAAGTATGTTAATGACATAATGCAGCAACTTGATGGAGAGAATAGGCAGGCGATTGACAAGGCAGCCGCGGACATTGATagtgagcttggcaagagaGTTGAGGAGTTGAATCAGTGGATTGAGAATGCGGAGGCCGCCGTTACTGTGGCTAAGGAGAAGGCGGATGAAGTGCATaaaagagtggataaaggagatAAGAATCAGAAGATTGGTGGAGGACTTAAGAAGATTGAAGCTGCAAGAAGCCAAGTTGAGAGCGTGAGTCAGGATATACAAACTGTTCACGGTGATTTGGAGTCTTGGCAAACTGCGGCGCAAGGTGTCCTCAGCAACGCTGCTAAGACGGCCGGAGAGGTGAGTAAGCAATTGGATCCCTCACAACATGGTGATCCCCATCCAATCGGTGAGAACCTTGTGAATATTGAGACCGCTAATAAGACTATTTCATCCGCAAATGAACAACTCAAAAGTCAAGTAGATAATTTGAACCAATGGATCACCGAAGCAGATGAAATCCGCAAGAATGCGCAGCAGAAAGCCGAGGAGGTTTACAAAAGTTTGACAGTTCATGAGCAGCTTAGTAAGAAAATCAAAGATATTCAGAATGCAAATAAGGAAATACAGAATGTTCATAGTGGTCTGAGTAGTGTGGACGACAAGTTGGAAGCGTGGAAGCAAGAGGCTGCGAATGTGATTCAAGGGGTGGTTGACAGGATGACGGAAGTGCATAAGAAGTTGGATCACGGAGATGAACATCAACCGATTGGTCGAGGAATCACTCAGATTAAAGATGCTAGAGCAAAGGTTGAAGAAGTCGATAACGGGTTAACATCTGTTAACGACGATTTGCAGAAATGGAGGGAGGCGGCGAACATTGTGCTTAATATAGCGGTGAACAGAGCAAAGGATGTGCATAAAGCATTGGATCCTACGAAAGGAGATGCGAACCATCCTATTGGTCAAAAACTTAATGAAATTGATACTGCTAataatgaaattaaaagCGCAAATGAGAAGCTTAAAACACAAGTTGAGGCTTTGCACAAGTGGATTGAAACTGCAGAAAATATCCGCACCGCCGCTGAAGCAAGGGCCAAGGAAGCCTATGACAAGCTGGACGTTCATCAGGAGCTGAGCAAGAATGTTAAGAGGATTGTGGATGCTAAAGACAGGATTAACGAAGTGCATAGAGCAGTTGAAACGCAAGTTGAGGAGTTGGGACGGTGGAAAGATAAGGCTGAAGAGGTGATTGGCGGGGCGGTTGAAAAGGCGCAGTACGTTCATGATAGGTTAGATATAGGTGGTAAAGGGACGCAGTTGAATAGACAAATAGAGGGAATTGAACAGGCAAATACGTCGATTCAAAATGCAAATAAAACGCTCGAAGAACATGTTGCCAATCTGGGTAAGTGGCAGACTGCAGCCAGGGATGTCATTGACAAGGCCGACGATAAGTGTGATGAGATACTCAAGAGGGTTAAGACAGATCCCAGCAGCAAGAAGGATTCAATTTATAAGCAATCTGCATTGTTGAGAGATAGAGGCACAAAGCTTTTGCAAGCTGCTACTGACGCTAAGCATAAAGTTGAGTCcaaggtgaaggatgctTTGGACGCTGTGGAGGCCATGGACTCCGATCTCAAGAAGGATTTGTTTGAAGTGAAGAAAAAAATTAAGGAGGGGATAAACAAAGTGATTAGTGAGTTGAAGGTTGGTGAGTTGGGTGAGGCAGTGCAGAAGGATTTGAAGCAGTTGAGGGATAGGATTGAGGGGCTTGGTAAAGGTCTGACAGACACCAACGAAGATAATCCGATGGTCGGCAGTCACATAAAAATTCTTAAAAGTCATAAGGATACGCTGGGCGGTGCTGTTAACAACATTAAGACTGAAACGGAGAAGAAGCTAGTTGACAGCTTTAATGAGAATATCAGGGGTCCTCTTAACAAAGGGGTAGAAAAAGTCACAGAAGAAATTGGGAAACTTTACGAAAAATTTTACCCCCAAAACGGCAGCGTATCGGAGGCGGACAGAAAGCATCTTCAAAAGATTTTTGAGCATATTAAAAAGCAAGTTTCGGTGATTAAGGGGACTGGTGAGAAGAATCACGAAAGTGGCATTGATGGCATTGTCGCGAACGTAAGAGGTCTTTATGACGCATTTGTTGAGGGCAACGGCAAAGGGGTTGAGGCAAGAGTAGATGGATGGCTTGGAAGTATTTTGGGGATCAATCAGAATCAACGAGGGACGCAGACTGATGGGATGAAGGCTGTGACATCGTGGATTAACGTGTATCGACAGGCAACTAATGAGCGTGACAACGCTTTGAAAGCCGTCAAGGATCAAATAAAGGAAGCACTTGGAAATCAGATTAGAACCGGCCAGGCTAGAATATCATCCGGAGACGTAAAGGATAACATTGTGCAAAATCTTACGAAGGTCAAAGAGGCTTGCCAAGCATTTGTTGAGGCGCTTGATGCCGAACTGACTAAGGACCGTATTGAAAAATTTGTCGCTCCGATAGTCCAGAAGATTGCTGGTTCATCCGGAGGGCGTGCGCGGTCGGGTGTAAATCCCGAACATGTCACCACCGCCGTTAAAGCCGCCCTTATTGCGCTTTGCAGTTGCGTCAGGCAAATTGCCATCGAAATCGAATCATTAGCCATCAATAAGTTTGGCAAAATCATAGACAAAATCAAGCCAACTGTTGATGGGCTTAACGATAAGCTTGCCCAGGCGACTACACCTCCTAGCACCGGCGCAGCAAGTCACGCACCTGGCGCAGCCCTGGCCGTGGACAAGGCGATTGACCAAGTGAGGGAGGAGGTTGGTAAGGTTGAGAGTAATTTTCAGACTCATGTCAAAAAGCCGGTTGAAGAAGCGGTCCAAGGCCTtgacgctgccgttaccgaGTACGACAACAAAGCTAAACATCAAGTCATGAAAGCGGCCGAGGGGGCGATTGACGAGGCAGCTAACGTGATAAATACGGATCGAGATGGAAGTCAGATTGATTTGAAAAGTAGGATGCCGAATTTTCACAAAGCCCACACAACTATCACATCGAATATGCAACCGCAACTTGAAAAATTACTCAATGACCACATTGGGAGGGATGACACACGTGATGCTAAAATGGACCAAGTAAAGCTGTCGAGAGATTTTGAAAAATATGATGATCATGTACGCATCGGCTCTCTAACGGACTACGTGTATGGACGACTCTCGCTTGCGATTGAGAAGGTCAGAGATGAAGGGCTGATGGAGATTAATGAGCTTATTGGTAGGAGAAGTGGCGTGGGACCAACAATCACAGATAAGCAAATAACTGATTCGTTCGGCGCAATAAAGAAGCAGCTTGAAGGGGTCGTCGAGTCGGTTAGTGAGAAAAGGATAGGGTATCTTGGAGTGTCAATCACAAATGGCAGTGGGTTGAAGACTCGTCTGACTGGTTTAACAAAAGCGCTCGGTGATGGAAAGTTGGATGGGGCTGAAAAGGGTCTAGGTGCAATCACAACAGCCATTGGAAATCTGCAAAGAGATACGTTTGGTCCTAAGTCCAAGACCATTGAGGAAGCAGTCAAAGTTGTTAAGAAGGAAGTTGAAGAGCTTAAGAAGAAGTTGCTGAATGGTGCAGAGCCAAAAGGTGTTAGTGATCAGTTGACAGATTTGCAGAATCAGGGGCTGGGTGATCAAGAATATGCTTGGCAGCCAAATAATAATGGTCCAAAAATCAGTGGTATAGGGAAGATCAGGAAAACCATCGAGGACCAGAATGCAAAGTTGCCGGAGTTATCGAAAGAAATTGGCGAAGCCATGGTTATGGTAATGAAGGATATACGCGGCGTGCTTAGAGAAGTCGGGATGAGGTTAAGTCATCATATAATTCCTGATGATGACCTTTTGCGTTATTTGCGCGGATTGAAAGGTAAGATTGGAACAGAAAAAGCAGAATATAGAAATCTGCAGGATATCACAAATGAGATTAACGGCCTGTGGGCAAAGAAATTCGGCAAGTATCCGCACAAACTTCACTTAGCCACCGGTGTAATTAGAAGAGAACTAAGAAAACTTCAAAGTGACCTTAAAGGTGACAAATACAACGGCATCATCGAACCGTTGAGAGAATTGAAAGATGTTGGCTTGAATGAAAACGATTGGTATAAGAATTTAAACAATAAAGGCCATCAGAAAATTGAAAATGAGCTCAAAAGTCAACAAAGTAtgttaagctggcaaccgaAACTAATCGGCTCAGGCGTGGAACAAATTGCTAATGTGCTGGAAGAGGTGCGAACTGCGTTGCAGAGTAATGACGGAGGTAGGAAAGGTGACGTGATAAACAGATTGGGAGCTCTACTAAGAGATGCATTCAATGGCTCAGAGTGGCAGAATGGTAGAGGTAAAAAATCTGCTGGTCTTGAGCAAATCCAAGATGACCTTAAATGGCAGAATACACAGTTATCTGCGGCAACCAAAAAAATTGATGACGCAACAAATACGGTCATGAGAGAAACACAGGATATGCTTAGAAAGGCAGGCCAGAAGTTAAGCGATGAACTCATGGACGATGACATCCTTGACAATTTACGGCAGCTACAGAAGAAGATTGGTCTAGATCAGAGTAACGGTGGAAGTATTCAAACATTTCAGAGAGAAATTGGTAAGCTGCAAGAAGATGCGTTTACTGAGAGCCCCCAACAAATTGAGAAAGCCCAAAAGATAATTGAACAGGAACTTGCAAATCTTAAAGGTGAGTTGCAAAACGTTGTTACCGATCCGTTGAAGGAGTTGATGGAACAGGGGTTTGGTGGCAATGAAAATTGGAATGGCCAGAAAGTCAGGGGTTTCGATCATATTAAGCGCAATCTTCAGAGTCAACAAAGTCAGTTATCCAACCAACCCGGCCAAATCGACTTAGGCATGAGAGACATAACCGAAGAGCTTCAGAGTATTCGAGATGCGTTGCAGGGAACCGCTGACGGTAATCCCCAAGACAGAGGCGTGATCAAGAATTTGGAATTCATGACAAAGCAGATCGGCACTCACGACGATGCAGGCCTTAAGAAAATCAAAAGTGACATAGAGTCTCTTAAACAGAACCATGTCCCAGTTATTACCAAACATCTTAACATCATGTCCAGTGCTATTACCAACGCATCCGGACAACTGGGCTGGAATCTGGGTCAGCTGGATAATCCGCATATCGATGTCAAACTCAAAGGCATACAAGATGGTCTCGACAACCTCCGACTCACAGACCTTGCCGACGCCATCAAGTtgtgtgacaacttcctcaGGGAAGCCTACGAGATAGAGAAGAACACCTTCCATGCCCTTTTGAAGCACGTCGACTGTGAGGTGGACGATGCCATCAAGGACCTCACCAAGGAAGCCCGTGGCCTGTACGTGGACTCGGTGAGGGAGGCGCTTGAATTGTTTGCCAAGAAGGTCAATGAGGATTTGGGAGATCTGCCAAACGATATAAACAGGGATAGGTACGTGGGCTATAAAGGGTTCATGAAGTACTTGCAAGGACCGCTGAGCTCCGATCTAACAGGTGAGGAACAGAGCGTCGCAGAATTATCATCCGCATTCCAGGAAGTGTTCGAGCAAATTGAGAAGTATGTCGCAGGGGAAATCACCAGGCTGCACGACGAGCAAAACAAGGAGAGGAATCCCTCTTTGCCACCAACCGAGGATCCATACACGCCTAAGCTCAAAGATGTTTATGACGCGTTGACTGCGCTGCTCGCCTACCTTAGAGACAATGATGGCGATGCCGACAAACTCACCGCGCTGGTCGAGAGGCTGACCAAGGCGCTGAGTGATTTGGTACCCTCCGACTTCAAGCACCCGTCcacgccgctgctggacactGTCTCTCGCGGACTTTCCAAATTTGCCTGTGAGTTTAACAACACGTACATCTCAGCCTACTCCGGTCAGCGGTGCAGGGAGGAGCACGCCCACAAGTACACCAAGGTGTTACTGAGCATGATACCTATGACGTACACAGCGCTTACTAATTTGATGATGAAGTGTGAGAGTGAGTGGAAAGCACTTCACATTAGTAAGTTGACAGCTGACGACAGGGACAACGCACTTGGCAACTACCTCACCCGGTGCGGCTACAGGGTGTCAAGATCCGGGAGTGAGCAGGACGGCGAGTTGAACATGTTTATTGGCGGTGGGATTTACGAGTTGCTCACCACCCCAATTGAGAGTGTGGACATCGAGATGCTTGTTGACGGTGAGCAAGTAACTTACGATATTAACTTGGTCCACATCATATCGCTGCTCTACAACACCCTATGCCACTACTTCCAGGTCTGCCACCTCTACGTTCCCCCTGAGCCAAGATACCCGTGCACAGTCAGGGACATGCTGTCGTGGCTCTCCGGGCTGCAGTATACACAGGTGGCAGACAAGCTGCCTGACCACTGCAAGGCGTTGCTCAACCGCCGATGCCACGATGGCGATATCCCCAACAGGGAGGATCCTGTCATGGCCAACTGCATTAGTGAGCTACCCTATACCATTGCAGCAACATGTTCACACTCCACTGCCCTGCTCACCGCCATACAGGGCAACGGCCACGGCTTCGACCTCGCCGCCTACCCATATTCGGTGGACTTCTCCAACAACCGTGCTAAGCTCCACTACCCGGCTGACCCTGACGCATTGTTCGATATGTTACGTGCGTTCGTATGCCGCCTGTGTAGAGTGCTCTATTTCCTGTACTCCCagtgctgccgcagcaccgccCGGGTCAAGGGGTGGCGGGAGTGCACGTACGGTCGGCAAGTGCAGTCACACCATTGGCAGTGTAATATAATGAGGAGAGGCTCCACTAATACTACAAGTACTACTACCGGTACTGGTACAACCACCACTTCCACCACCATTCACGGCTGCCCTCCCACCTCGCCGCTCCAGTCGTTCCTCTCCGACCGCTGCCACGGACTACTGCCGCATACCCTAACTGCTGCAGACGGCATCATCGAGTGTGCCAACTGCGCCGACAATCTGCCCGGTCAGCAGTGCCTCACCCCGCTCGGCTTCTGGGATATAGGCTTCGCCGCCTCCATAAGTGGCACGGGGTGGGACCTTATCAAGCGCCTCGGCGATATGTGCCGTGACGCCGACTCATGTTTGTTCGTGCTCTGTCGGACTCTGTTCCATCTGTGTCCCATtgcaccctcatcactcGCCGACGTGTTTGCATTGTATGCTCAGGTGCTACGGAAGTGGGACAGTCATGACTGGCAGGAGCACCGTGGCGGCAGTTACACTGACGCCTCCGATTTCATATCGCATCTCAACACCGACGGCATCGACAGTCTCTTCCCACTGTGGAAAGAGCTCCACGGCAGCTACGAAAATACCAAGCTCACCAGtgccatcgcatcgctCGTCGGCCATGACCACAAAAGCCACGATGCGCTGTCGAGCCTCTGTAACGACACCACTTGCAAGTCACCCCGTGGCTGCGCTCCCTACCTCCAACCCCTAGGACTCCATGCCCACCACACCTACCCGCAGAAGCACTTCGGGCTATACATCACGTGGATGCTGCACCTGGCGTGGCAGTTCTGGGAGTTGCTGTCTGATTTGTTGCAGGCGCTAGACAACATCGACTGCACGGCGTCCGGTTGCGCCACATGCCCCTGTCAACCTGGCACCCACGGTGGAAATGACACCTGTCACTGCCCATCCATCGTCCAGTGCGCCGGACCTCTGCCCACACTCTACCGctacggattcacgtttCGCAACGCAAGTCTCCTGGTCACCGACAACTATGCCATTCGCTGCGGCGACCTCAACACACAACTCAAATGGGCGCTGCACTCCGACCACTTCACTGAATTGTTCCGGCAAATCGACCAACTCATGTGGCACATCCGGATGCCGTTCCTATACTGCTTCATCGTACTGTGGTCTCTCGTAGCGCTGTACATACTCCACACTTTCCTCTACTGCCTGGACGTCTTACGCATCAGGTCAC